Proteins encoded together in one Telopea speciosissima isolate NSW1024214 ecotype Mountain lineage chromosome 6, Tspe_v1, whole genome shotgun sequence window:
- the LOC122663636 gene encoding NAC domain-containing protein 7-like — protein MNTFSHVPPGFRFHPTDEELVDYYLRKKVASRRIDLDVIKDIDLYKIEPWDLQEKCKIGTEEQNDWYFFSHKDKKYPTGTRTNRATTAGFWKATGRDKAIYSKHNLVGMRKTLVFYKGRAPNGQKSDWIMHEYRLETNENGAPQEEGWVVCRVFKKRVTTMQKMREHESPCWYDEPVSFIPEPDSPNPYSCKQELELQFHMSNIGSFLQLPQLESPKFPHSTAASGSCCSVAAYGLDVNNHGSTLQSSSISQEEQIQQNHHQYDMNSLYNEQAVDQVTDWRVLDKFVASQLSHEDVSKENNYSSSGANNVFNLSSDHMNILLQQSNKQQVLAPAPAPEDYASTSTSSCCQIDLWK, from the exons ATGAATACTTTTTCACATGTTCCCCCAGGTTTCCGATTCCATCCAACAGATGAAGAGCTAGTGGATTACTACCTTAGAAAAAAAGTTGCTTCAAGAAGGATTGACCTAGATGTCATTAAAGATATTGATCTGTATAAGATAGAGCCATGGGATCTTCAAG AAAAATGTAAGATAGGAACTGAAGAGCAGAATGACTGGTACTTTTTTAGTCATAAAGATAAGAAGTACCCAACTGGAACTCGCACTAATAGAGCCACAACAGCAGGTTTTTGGAAAGCAACAGGAAGAGATAAGGCTATTTACTCTAAACATAATCTGGTTGGAATGAGAAAAACCTTAGTATTTTACAAAGGTCGAGCACCCAATGGACAAAAATCAGATTGGATTATGCATGAGTATCGATTGGAAACAAATGAAAATGGAGCACCTCAG GAAGAGGGCTGGGTTGTTTGTAGGGTATTCAAGAAGAGAGTTACAACAATGCAGAAAATGAGAGAACATGAATCTCCATGTTGGTATGATGAACCAGTTTCATTCATTCCAGAACCTGATTCACCAAATCCATACTCCTGCAAGCAAGAACTAGAGTTGCAGTTTCACATGTCAAATATTGGCTCATTCCTTCAACTCCCTCAATTAGAAAGTCCAAAATTTCCACATTCAACAGCAGCTAGTGGTAGTTGCTGTTCTGTTGCTGCATATGGTCTTGATGTTAATAACCATGGAAGTACTTTACAATCTTCATCAATCTCACAAGAAGAACAGATACAACAAAACCATCATCAATATGATATGAATTCTCTTTATAATGAACAAGCAGTAGATCAAGTCACTGATTGGAGAGTTCTTGATAAGTTTGTTGCTTCTCAGCTTAGCCATGAAGATGTTTCCAAAGAAAACAACTACTCTAGTAGTGGTGCCAATAATGTCTTTAACTTGTCCTCCGATCACATGAACATTCTTCTGCAACAATCCAATAAGCAACAAGTACTCGCACCGGCACCGGCACCGGAGGATTACGCATCTACATCAACTTCCAGCTGCTGCCAAATTGATCTGTGGAAGTGA